Genomic DNA from Acidimicrobiales bacterium:
AGCCTCGAAGATCACGATGCCGTCGCCGAGCGAATGGGCATGGGCGATGGCGCCGACCTCATGCTGGAGGTTGCCCAGGCCGGTCGACGGATCGGCTGGCACAGCGACGAGGCGTGGTACCGCTGGGAGCATGCCCGATCCCGGCCGCGGCGAGGTCGGCCGCAAGCTGATGTCGAACCCGGGATCCAACTGGTCGACGGTCAGCTCGAATTCACCGACGATGCCGAGGTCGAGACCGATCCGTTGGCGCTCCTCCGTATGGCTGCGGCGGCGGCAAAGACCAACACCCTCATCGGTCGCGAGTCGCTGCAGCGATTGGCCGACAGCGAGGCTCGGATCCCCGAGCCGTGGCCCGCCGAAGCCCGCCAGCTGCTGGCCGCGATCTTCCTCGCCGGGCGCTCGGCGATCGACGTGGTCGAAGACCTCGAACAGTTCGAGCTGATGGTCCGACTGCTGCCCGAGTGGGCCCGGGTGTCGTGCAAGCCGCAGCGGAACGTGATGCACCTGTTCACCGTCGACCGGCACCTGTGCGAAGCCGCCGCGAACTCCGCCGCGTTGGCCGACACCGTCGTGCGGCCCGATCTGCTGGTCGTGGGAACGCTGCTGCACGACATCGGCAAGGGCTTTCCGGGCGACCACACCGAAGTCGGTATGGGGCTGATCCAAACCATCGGCGAACGCATGGGGTATCCGCCCGAGGAGGTCGCCGTGCTGGTCGACCTCTGCCGGCTGCATCTGCTCCTGCCCGATGTCGCCGTACGGCGGGATCTGTCCGACCCGGGAACGATTCGTGCCGTTGCGGCAGCGGTCGACACGGTCGCTTTCCTCGACATGTTGGCCGCGTTGACCGAAGCCGATTCGATCGCCACCGGACCGTCGATGTGGGGTTCATGGAAGGCCGGTCTGCTACGTGATCTGGTCGCTCGCACCAAGCACGTGTTGGGTGGCGGCCACGTCGAAGAAGTCGCCAGTGAGTTCCCGACCGCCGAAATGCTCGAGTGGATGGCGGCCGGCGAGCGGGTGATCGTCGGTCGCGGCTCGACCATGTCGGTCGTTGCTCCCGACTCGCATGGTCACTTCAGTCGTCTGGCCGGGGTGATGGCGATCTCGGGACTCGACGTGCTCGACGCATCGGCCTACTCGTCCGACGGCATGGCCGCCACCGAGTTCGTCGTGCAGTCCTCCACTGGCGCTGCCGTGGAGTGGGACCGGGTGATCGAGCTGGCGCACGCCGCACTCGACCGGCGCCTCGCCCTGTCGGCGAGGATCGCACAGCGGGCCCGGTCCTATGCCCGCTTCCATCGTCGGCTGGCGGCGTCGCCACCGCGGCGATACGTCCACATCGACAACACGCTGTCCGACGCGGCCACCGTGGTCGACGTTCATACCCCCGACACGATCGGTGTGCTCTACAAGATCACGCAGGTGGTGGCCGAGCTGAACCTCGGGATCATGAGTGCCAAGGTCCACACGCTCGGTCCCGATGCGGTCGACAGCTTCTATCTGTGCGATGTTCACGGCAACAAGGTGACCGACCCGTCGGTGCTCGGCGAGCTCGAGTTGGCGCTCACCGAGATCACCCGCGACAGCGACACCGCGTAGGCGTCACCGTCGTCACCCGTCCCATCGAAGGAGCGAGTCATGACCGACCGAACCGTGAACTCCCAGGAGCTGTTGCGTTGGGCCGAGTCGCTCGCCGGTATTGCCCGCACCGGCCTCGGGTTCACCGAGAACCAATACGAACGGGAACGATTCGAAGAGGTCCTGGCGGTGGCGTCCGACATCCGGTCCCACGTCGACGGCGAGGATGCCGCCCGCTTCCATGGTGAATGGTTGAAGGTGGTCGGTTCCGGGATCGCCGGCTACGTGACGCCCAAGGTGGCCATCGGTGCGGTCGTCGGCGACGACCAGGGCCGCATCCTGCTCATCCAACGGTCCGACTCGGGGATCTGGCTCTACCCCACCGGGTGGGCCGACGTCGGCTATTCGCCGTCCGAGGTCGCGGTCAAGGAGGTGCAGGAGGAGACCGGCATCCAGTGCGATGTAATCCGCCCGATCGGGATCTACGACGGGCTCCGGCTCGGCTTCAGCCGGATCCCGCTCTACACGATCGTGTTCCTGTGCCGGGCCACCGGAGGCGAGCTACGGCACCACCCGCAGGAGTGCCTCGATGTGGGCTGGTTCAGTGAGCACGAGTTGCCGCAGCCCATCGCAAACTTCGACAAGTGGGGTGCGCGTGCCTTCGCGTCGATCCGAGGCGAGTCGGGCGACACCGACTTCGACCTCCCTCGCCAACCCGTCTGGCGCGGATCGCACGGTCACTGACCCGGGTCCACCACGGTCGGCGGCAGCTCAGCTCGAATGGCCGCCGGCGAGGGCGGTGAAGGCACCCAGTCCGAGATAGGTGCCTCCGGCGACGAGATCTTTACGACGTTGGAGCCGTGGTGAGCGGCGGAGCCTGCCGCCGACCCATCCACCGGCGAGGGCATAGGCGCCGTCGGAGACCAGCCCGAGCACGATGAAGACGGCGCCGAGCGTGGCGATGTCGAGCACCGGGTGTGCGGTTTCGGGATCGATGAACTGTGGGACGAACGACAGGAAGAAGATCGCCGTCTTCGGGTTCAGGACGTTGAGCACCACAGCATCGACGAACACCCGACGAAGTCGGCGAGGTGCGACCGACACGTCCGTCTCGACCTTGCCTCGCTGGTACGAGCGAATCGACTGCAGCCCCAACCAGATCAGGTAGGCCGCACCCACCAACTTGACGACGGTGAAGGCCGTGGCCGAGGCCGCCAGGATGGCCGACAATCCGATCATTGCGGCAACGATGTGTACGACCGTGCCGAGATGGATGCCGGCGACCGAGACGAGCCCGGCCTTGCGGCCTTGGGCGGCGCTGCGGGTGACGATGTACATCACGGCCGGGCCCGGGATCACCAGGAGGAGCAGAGCGGCGGCGGCGAAGGCGAGGAGGGTCGTGGTCGACATCGCGGCGACCGTAGTCGTGACCGGGCGACGAGCGAGGCGATTTCCTACTGGTCTCGCAGGAAGTTCTCGAGCTCCTCGATGAGCTCGGCCGAGGACTCCGGCCGCATCGATGCGTCGTATGCCGCCTCGAGGCTCGACACGTAGGCCTTGGTGTCGTCGTCGTCCTCGACCAGCGCCGTGATCTGCGCCTCGTATTCGGCGGCGGCTTCAACGAGATCACCGCCCAGGATCGGGAGTCCCAGCACGCTGCCGAGCCGGTCGACCAGGGCCAGGGCCGCCTTGGGTGAGTTGGCGTGGGGCACGTAGCTCGGGATCGACCCCCACAGCGAGAGGGTGTCGATACCCCGTTCGTGCAGCAGGTTGGTGAGCACCCCGATGATGCCGGTGGGGCCTTCGTAGGACGAGGGTTCCAGGTCGAGTCGCTCGGCGAGGGCGACGTCTTGGGCGGACCCGAACACCGTGGTGGGGCGGGAGTGGGCGACGTCGGCGATCAGCGCGCCGAGCGAGACGACCATCGAGACGCCGAGCTGTTCGGCGACCTCGACGACGGCGTTCGCGAACGTCTTCCATCGCAGGTGCGGTTCGATGCCGGCGAGCACGACGAGGTCTCGGTCGCTGTCGGCGAGGACGGCGGCGGTGAACTCGGGCGCCGGCCATTCGATGGTGCGCTTGGTGTCGTCGAGCACCACGAGCGGGCGAGTCGTGGAGAAGTCGTAGAACTCCTCGGGGTTGATGCGAGCCACGGGTTCGGCGTCGAAGAGGGACACCAGGTGCTCGGCGGCCGACGACGCGGCATCGCCGGCATCGTTCCAACCCTCGAAGGCGAGCACGAGTGTGGGACGGCGGAGTTCGGGAAGTGGCTCGATCCACTGGATGTGGTTCACCCCTCCACCGTATCGGGCTGACGCAGGGGCGTGAGTGCACACGGTGCGTGGCAGGCGACGGCTGCAGGCAGGGCTGGAGGTGGGCGAAACCTCCCGGTGGGGGATCGCCGGGAAGTTCATCCCTCGCCGTGCGGGATCAGGTCGCCATACTGGTCGAGTGAAGATCGTTGAAGTCACCGAAGTCACCGATGACGTCGTCGCCGCGTTCGAACGGCTCGTCCCCCAGTTGTCGAAGTCGAACCCGCCCCCCACCCGGGCCGAACTCGAGGATCTGGTTGGCTCCGAGGCGTCGCACCTGTTGCTCGCCGAAGAGGACGGTGTCGTCTACGGCTGCCTCACCCTCGTGTTGTTCCGCATCCCCACGGGCATCCGCGCCTGGATCGAGGACGTGATCGTCGATACCGAGGCCCGTGGCAAGGGTGTCGGGCGGCTGTTGAGCGAGCACGCCATCGAGATGTCGAAGGAAGCGGGCGCCGTCACGGTCGACCTCACCTCGCGTCCCTCGCGTGAGGCCGCCAATCGGTTGTACGCCCGCATCGGGTTCGAGCAGCGCAACACCAACGTCTATCGCTACGACCTGGGCGGCGACTGAGCCGGCATCATCGGTGACGGTTGGCTCGTAGCCCCTCGACCAGGGTCGAGAGGGCCTCGAGCGCCTGTTCACGCCGCATTGCCCATGCACCGGGAGGGAGCATGGCGATCGAGCGGCGAATCAGCTCCCAATCCTCGGCGGTCGCTGGACC
This window encodes:
- a CDS encoding [protein-PII] uridylyltransferase, giving the protein MAKRKTTLLPSESLTGSAYTAAHADAADDFFRQLMAEAATDLDGVALIAVGGYGRGELWPYSDLDVLLLHSPSRSIDELADKLWYPVWDLGLKLGHSVGTVKQTLALAADELERATAYLDVRLIAGDAELVAGFEAGRDKLWRKRGNDLMTRLAAAVEQRHSSQGDVAFRLEPDLKEGRGGLRDLQALAWAERAEPGFASDLLDQLRPDAEILSRVRVELHRVLGRAGDVLSLEDHDAVAERMGMGDGADLMLEVAQAGRRIGWHSDEAWYRWEHARSRPRRGRPQADVEPGIQLVDGQLEFTDDAEVETDPLALLRMAAAAAKTNTLIGRESLQRLADSEARIPEPWPAEARQLLAAIFLAGRSAIDVVEDLEQFELMVRLLPEWARVSCKPQRNVMHLFTVDRHLCEAAANSAALADTVVRPDLLVVGTLLHDIGKGFPGDHTEVGMGLIQTIGERMGYPPEEVAVLVDLCRLHLLLPDVAVRRDLSDPGTIRAVAAAVDTVAFLDMLAALTEADSIATGPSMWGSWKAGLLRDLVARTKHVLGGGHVEEVASEFPTAEMLEWMAAGERVIVGRGSTMSVVAPDSHGHFSRLAGVMAISGLDVLDASAYSSDGMAATEFVVQSSTGAAVEWDRVIELAHAALDRRLALSARIAQRARSYARFHRRLAASPPRRYVHIDNTLSDAATVVDVHTPDTIGVLYKITQVVAELNLGIMSAKVHTLGPDAVDSFYLCDVHGNKVTDPSVLGELELALTEITRDSDTA
- a CDS encoding NUDIX hydrolase N-terminal domain-containing protein; the protein is MTDRTVNSQELLRWAESLAGIARTGLGFTENQYERERFEEVLAVASDIRSHVDGEDAARFHGEWLKVVGSGIAGYVTPKVAIGAVVGDDQGRILLIQRSDSGIWLYPTGWADVGYSPSEVAVKEVQEETGIQCDVIRPIGIYDGLRLGFSRIPLYTIVFLCRATGGELRHHPQECLDVGWFSEHELPQPIANFDKWGARAFASIRGESGDTDFDLPRQPVWRGSHGH
- a CDS encoding LysE family translocator: MSTTTLLAFAAAALLLLVIPGPAVMYIVTRSAAQGRKAGLVSVAGIHLGTVVHIVAAMIGLSAILAASATAFTVVKLVGAAYLIWLGLQSIRSYQRGKVETDVSVAPRRLRRVFVDAVVLNVLNPKTAIFFLSFVPQFIDPETAHPVLDIATLGAVFIVLGLVSDGAYALAGGWVGGRLRRSPRLQRRKDLVAGGTYLGLGAFTALAGGHSS
- a CDS encoding PAC2 family protein, producing the protein MNHIQWIEPLPELRRPTLVLAFEGWNDAGDAASSAAEHLVSLFDAEPVARINPEEFYDFSTTRPLVVLDDTKRTIEWPAPEFTAAVLADSDRDLVVLAGIEPHLRWKTFANAVVEVAEQLGVSMVVSLGALIADVAHSRPTTVFGSAQDVALAERLDLEPSSYEGPTGIIGVLTNLLHERGIDTLSLWGSIPSYVPHANSPKAALALVDRLGSVLGLPILGGDLVEAAAEYEAQITALVEDDDDTKAYVSSLEAAYDASMRPESSAELIEELENFLRDQ
- a CDS encoding GNAT family N-acetyltransferase, whose amino-acid sequence is MKIVEVTEVTDDVVAAFERLVPQLSKSNPPPTRAELEDLVGSEASHLLLAEEDGVVYGCLTLVLFRIPTGIRAWIEDVIVDTEARGKGVGRLLSEHAIEMSKEAGAVTVDLTSRPSREAANRLYARIGFEQRNTNVYRYDLGGD